One Triticum dicoccoides isolate Atlit2015 ecotype Zavitan chromosome 4B, WEW_v2.0, whole genome shotgun sequence genomic window carries:
- the LOC119293415 gene encoding uncharacterized protein LOC119293415, translating to MWMRKKKAATTRPAARRRAPTSLGALWRRVVGPARGGKTKKTKTKKSKIGSLSRAFRAFSCVRGHGKGRMAARAARRY from the coding sequence ATgtggatgaggaagaagaaggcggcaacgacgaggccggcggccaggaggagggcgccgaCGTCTCTAGGGGCGCTGTGGCGGCGCGTGGTCGGGCCGGCCCGCGGCGGCAAGACCAAAAAGACCAAGACCAAGAAGAGCAAGATCGGGTCGCTCTCGCGCGCGTTCCGGGCGTTCTCCTGCGTCCGCGGCCATGGCAAAGGGAGGATGGCTGCCCGCGCAGCGCGCAGGTACTGA